The genomic window GTTTACACCAATTTGGTGACCTGCATACATTTATTCTGCAAATCCTACCTACATGTGAATGACCACATATTAAGAACAATGTCAAAAAGTTTCAACCAGGGtcttcagcagcttcactgtgaAGCAGGTCCAGTCAAGTGCCTTGTTTGTCTTTCACTTTAAATCAAACTGCAGCTTCTCCCACAAGGAGGAGCTGTTTCGTTTTTTAGACCGAAACATCTTTTGTATGCTTCACTTGAAAGggctcatgtttctgttttatttgacatgtaaTAACAAACTACTGTATATTGTACAATGTATGGCACCGAGGGCATCAGCTCTTGCGTTTTGGCAACCAATCACACTGTCACTTGACAGCACTTAAAAGATAAATGCAACTTCCACATTATTTCACTCTATAGAAAGCAGTTTTAGTACATGACCGCTTTATAATAATCTACTTCCTTCACATGTGAAGTGCAACCAAATACATTCAAGAATACACTTTTGGAAACAAGAGgccttttctttctgaaagtgATTCTCAGCCTTTGTCTTATTTCAAACAGATAtgacattttcatatatttacacTCTGTCTTGAATAATTTAGCTGATATGGACAAACTTTGTTTCTTAATTCTTTTGTATTGTGATTCATATGCAAAACTTTTTCACAATAAATGTGTGGATTATATTTGCCAAAATGTGCCACACTACACCCCCCGTACCCCCCATCACAATTACcagttttttaaagattcaccCAAATTATGCTCattacatcttttttttaatataagcACATATCAATCTGGTTAATACTTTCCCATACCCACAGAGATGCACAGTTTAATGAGGGAACAATGAGTCAGTCCAAAACTCCTTTTTGTTGTATTCATATCTATAGTTAATTCATTGTAAAAAATCACATCAGCCATataatatattgatttattcaGGTTAAGCTGCTTTGAAACAGTagattttttattctatttcattgAATTTATGGTAACAGCTTTAGATTACTTTACACATGAtgcttttaaaaagcttttacaGAAAAACTTGAGTAATGCTCATACATAGGCTCAACAGAGGAACGATTTAAGGTTTAAGATTAAAGAGTTTACTCAGACGTTATATTATTCTTGAGGGTTACTATTCTACATATTAGTTGGCATATAATAGGGATATAATTCTGCCAAGAGGATTTACTGTCCTCTTAAGATAAGGTACAGTTTGCAGTCTCAAACCCAGGGCAGATCCACTTGTTGGTGAACTGTTTGTATCCCTCAGCATCAATCAGGCCACTCCCTgaacagagaaaatatattGTTAAACTTGATTGTTACCAGAGATAAATTGTGTGAATGAATGtaagaataatttaaattagTTCTGAGTGAGCCTGGTCTTTAACTCGTACATATGGAATATGgaacatacagagagagagtaGATTTACCGTCCATCAGGTTCTGGAGGCTGCAGTAGTTTGTGTTATTGTCAGCAGGGTCTTTGGAAACCTCGGACACAGCGTCACCCTGCACATTACAGAAATATCAGAAGGTGCAGATTTttcatgaaacacaaaaaagctGATCAACCTGAACTCTGATTTCCCTCTTTGATTTTCCCCGAACACGCACTGAGGTCGGCAGAATAGCATTTCCCTCAGAGtatgatatatttattattgctGCATTAAATCATATAGACTCCCAGATGACTGATGAGATAAAATTGGTCTGCTGTatcattgaaaaaataaaaaaatacttacaCTCATCTTACAAACGGTGGACTGCTCCAGAAGAAACTGAAGGTCATTAactctctttgtttttggaGACATGTGCGTGGCTTTGATCAGGTACGGAGCTGTCGACACAAGCTGCAGACACATGTcacagtcagacacagacaTATGTGCATCGTGTGTGTATCACTGGCCAGTGGCCTCTGGTCAGTAGTAATAGAAGTAATAGTTCAACACTAAAATTAAGTTATTACTGCAGCAAGTTGGAAAAATCCTGTGTCAGCGAGACTACGGGCAGATCACTAATTTAGAATAAGAGTATGGAACAATAatcaattgaaataaaaaacattttactgtgtattatttatatacaaTGAGGTACATGAACTATGCATCAGACATCAATCTTCATTTATGGGCATTATATGATCAACCTATgtttataaaaactcaaaaatgttAACATCCATTGGCTtgttaacacatttttttattctgattgTTGTCGATATGACagatattataataattatttcatAAATGTATTACTCAAATTCAACAGTTGACAGATGTTTGTCACCTCATACGAGCACCTCTCccctgcagacaaacagctcGGCCCGCTCTGCCAGGCCTTGATCTGGCTCACCAGCTTCTCAGTGACTTCACTGCATGAAATGCCAAACAACCTGCGGAGAAGAAAAGTTAGGTTTGTTACAGTTGTGCTAACTTGAAAAGCTCATATAGTATTTATGACAAGTGTGCATTGTACTGATTTGAATGTTCTGGTTGTGTGCACGAGA from Paralichthys olivaceus isolate ysfri-2021 chromosome 16, ASM2471397v2, whole genome shotgun sequence includes these protein-coding regions:
- the LOC138405053 gene encoding uncharacterized protein — translated: MDLRFFFIASALILGATVTMLLAEETAQCKVKWLFGISCSEVTEKLVSQIKAWQSGPSCLSAGERCSYELVSTAPYLIKATHMSPKTKRVNDLQFLLEQSTVCKMSGDAVSEVSKDPADNNTNYCSLQNLMDGSGLIDAEGYKQFTNKWICPGFETANCTLS